Sequence from the Cellulomonas fimi ATCC 484 genome:
CGGTGCGACGACACCGTTCTGGACGAGCTTGCCGAGCCAGTCGTGCGCGCCGACGACGACGTCGGGGCCCTGACCGGTCGGCGCCTGCGAGATGAAGTCGTCGCGGATCTCGCCGAAGTCCTTCTGGACGAGCTTGACGGTGACGCCCTTCTCCTCCTCGAACTTCGTCGCGACCTCCTTGACGGGGCCGGACCGGGTGTCGTCCACCCAGACGGTGAGGGTGCCGGCGCTCTCGGCGGGGGCGGACGCGCTCGCGTCGTCCGACGTCTCGCCGGACGAGCCCGAGCACGCGGCGAGCGTCAGCGCGAGGCCGAGGGTCGCCGCGACGACAGGGATGCTCCGTCGCATCGTGTCTCTCCAAGGGTTGCGTGGGGAGTGCCGGCGCGGCGGGGGCTCCACCGACGCTGGCCTGGTGCGACGGAAAACTACGTCGTTGCACCGCGCGTTGCAAGTCGTTACGGTAACTTTCAGGCAACGGTTGCAGCGGCGTCACACGGACCGGCTCGACCACGATCCAACGACCCAGGACGAGGAGGTCTTGTGTCCCTTACGCTGCCACCCGTGCGCACCCGACTGACGGACCTGGCCGAGCAGGCCGGCGTCAGCACGGCCACGGTCTCGCGCGTGCTCAACGGCAAGCACGGCGTCTCCGCCCAGGCACGCCAGGCCGTGCTCGCGGCGCTCGACGTGCTCGGCTACGAGCGGCCCGAGAAGCTTCGCACCCGGTCGGCGGGCCTCGTCGGCCTCGTCGTCCCCGAGCTGTCCAACCCGGTGTTCCCCGCGTTCGCGCAGGTCATCGAGACGATGCTCACCGAGCGCGGCTACACCGCCGTGCTGTGCACGCAGTCCCCCGGCGGCACGACCGAGGACCAGTACGTCGAGATGCTCCTCGAGCACGGCGTCGACGGCATCGTCTTCGTCTCCGGCCTGCACGCCGACACGACCGCGAGCAAGGACCGGTACCACCGCCTGCGCAGCCGCGGCGTGCCCGTCGTGCTCGTCAACGGCTGGGCCGAGGGCGTCGACGCACCGACCGTGTCCACGGACGACGCCGCGGCGCTCGACCTCGCGTTCCGGCACCTCACGTCGCTCGGCCACCGCTCGATCGGGCTCGCGATCGGGCCCGACCGTTTCGTGCCCGCGCGGCGCAAGCGCGAGGAGTTCGCGGTCAACCTGTCCCGGCACCTGGGCGTCGAGGACCCCGAGGGGCACGTCGTCTCGACGCTCTTCACCGTCGAGGGCGGGCAGGCCGCGGCGTCCGAGCTCATCGAGTCCGGGCACACCGCGATCATCTGCGGCTCCGA
This genomic interval carries:
- a CDS encoding LacI family DNA-binding transcriptional regulator, which codes for MSLTLPPVRTRLTDLAEQAGVSTATVSRVLNGKHGVSAQARQAVLAALDVLGYERPEKLRTRSAGLVGLVVPELSNPVFPAFAQVIETMLTERGYTAVLCTQSPGGTTEDQYVEMLLEHGVDGIVFVSGLHADTTASKDRYHRLRSRGVPVVLVNGWAEGVDAPTVSTDDAAALDLAFRHLTSLGHRSIGLAIGPDRFVPARRKREEFAVNLSRHLGVEDPEGHVVSTLFTVEGGQAAASELIESGHTAIICGSDLMALGAIRAARAHGLSVPEDVSVVGFDDSPLIAFTDPPLTTVRQPVQAMGHAAVSALVAEISGTPASRTELKFHPELIVRGSTGAAPAATTPATDGPAPS